One window from the genome of Magnolia sinica isolate HGM2019 chromosome 4, MsV1, whole genome shotgun sequence encodes:
- the LOC131243834 gene encoding probable glycosyltransferase At5g03795: protein MSSTSGLSPFFFFLFFLFVLSFSPRSQSKPLSSPYLSPSTFFPNYPQMLQNLKIFIYPSSQIAPPTPSPLSLFHSSLLKSPFLTPHPHLAHLFYLPLPSNPSSRSIAQSIRDLRFSSPFWNRTLGADHFYLSCGGIGIESDRNLVELKKNSIQISCFPTIEGRFIPHKDISLPLISDRELSTESQPSKMGEFLGFFYGKEDREIAAVVDELRDDPEFLIESQPLDSGGLAERLERSRFCLFFYGFGRDLHIGQALKFGCVPVVISDRPILDLPFGDVLRWTEIAVFVGMRGGGKAVKHVLERTCGETYETMKELGKMASVHFMWNSSDRYDAFHTLMYQLWMRRHTVRYARRDWI from the coding sequence ATGTCTTCCACCTCCggcctctctcccttcttcttcttcctgttcttcctcttcgtcctctctttctctccacgCTCCCAATCAAAACCCCTctcctctccctatctctctccctccaccTTCTTCCCGAACTACCCCCAAATGCTCCAAAATCTCAAAATCTTCATCTACCCCTCTTCCCAAATTGCCCCTCCCActccctctcctctctccctcttccaCTCCTCCCTCCTCAAATCCCCCTTCCTGACCCCACACCCCCACCTGGCCCACCTCTTCTACCTCCCCCTACCGTCCAATCCCTCCTCTCGCTCCATCGCCCAATCGATTCGCGATCTCCGCTTCAGTTCCCCTTTCTGGAACCGTACTCTCGGCGCCGACCACTTCTACCTCTCTTGCGGCGGCATCGGCATCGAATCCGACCGCAATCTCGTTGAATTGAAGAAAAACTCGATCCAAATCTCGTGCTTTCCGACGATCGAAGGCCGGTTTATCCCTCATAAGGACATTTCCCTGCCGTTGATTAGCGATCGGGAGCTCTCCACGGAATCTCAACCGTCGAAGATGGGGGAGTTTCTAGGTTTTTTCTACGGAAAAGAGGATCGGGAGATTGCAGCAGTGGTGGATGAGCTAAGAGATGATCCAGAGTTCTTGATCGAATCTCAGCCATTGGATAGTGGGGGTTTGGCGGAGAGGTTAGAAAGGAGTAGGTTTTGTCTATTCTTTTACGGGTTTGGACGGGATTTGCATATCGGGCAAGCGCTGAAGTTCGGGTGCGTGCCGGTGGTGATTTCTGACCGTCCGATTCTCGATCTGCCGTTTGGGGATGTGCTGAGATGGACGGAGATTGCGGTGTTTGTAGGCATGAGAGGAGGTGGGAAGGCGGTGAAGCACGTGCTGGAGCGCACGTGCGGGGAGACGTACGAGACCATGAAGGAGCTGGGGAAGATGGCGAGCGTTCATTTCATGTGGAATTCATCCGACAGATATGATGCATTTCATACGCTAATGTACCAGCTATGGATGAGGCGGCATACGGTGAGATACGCACGGAGGGATTGGATATAG